A single region of the Parasphingorhabdus litoris DSM 22379 genome encodes:
- a CDS encoding TonB-dependent receptor, which translates to MTAQKREENVQDVPISITALSGDTLSQIGIQESEQLGEFLPGLEISTSSGEGSQLILFLRGAGLNDFNTNNSGPVAIYSDEVYVSSPALTAFQFFDTERVEVLKGPQGTLYGRNTTGGAVKFITAKPTDYFTAKASASYAEFDTTRFEAAVSGPIIDSIRARVAISKSDSDGYVTNLLDGSKENGVDTFSWRGTIDADVAESFTLRANIHGNEVSSSAFKFNHLGSLPGGVDALGYRGPDDPFEGSYNRGGNVDLSSIGGYLEANLELGAVTITSVTAYDEVDRSLPEETDSSPLDLLFVNYDVESETFTQELRISGEGDNFQWLLGGFYLTEDLRQNQTIDLFRELRVLTGGAPDPTGAVAGAPVLFARSLNSQDLETFAIFGQASYEILPDLTLTGGLRYTNEKKTFSALGQLEDPAFFPQPVPVYQATDLENKDDAISWRVALDYQATPDVLLYGSVAKGFKSGGFNGGFLSLDPVESAIQLQPYEPEFLTAYEVGIKSDWLDGALRVNAALFFNDFSDLQVFTLVNTNALPLQVLDNAGGAEVFGFELDTTIFPTDGLLFNISAAYLDSELSQLTNAVGTSFDGNRIANTPEFSVSALARYDFDITDTIGAFVQGSIAMKSDIFFSTENDPIVSQDGYALVNARAGVSFAEGKYKLSVFGTNLTDKAYLTNVTDLTDFGFYSRYFGQPRQIGVELAVEY; encoded by the coding sequence GTGACGGCGCAAAAGCGAGAAGAAAATGTTCAGGATGTACCGATCAGCATTACGGCGCTTAGCGGCGATACGCTCTCCCAGATAGGTATTCAAGAATCTGAGCAGCTCGGCGAATTTCTACCCGGCTTGGAGATCAGTACGTCGAGCGGAGAGGGCAGTCAGCTTATCCTGTTTCTTCGCGGCGCAGGGCTGAACGATTTCAATACCAATAACTCTGGACCTGTCGCGATTTATTCCGATGAGGTCTATGTCAGTTCGCCAGCGCTCACCGCCTTCCAGTTTTTCGATACCGAGCGCGTCGAAGTTCTTAAAGGCCCGCAAGGCACGCTTTATGGCCGCAACACGACAGGTGGTGCTGTCAAATTTATCACGGCCAAACCGACCGACTATTTTACAGCAAAGGCCTCCGCGAGCTACGCAGAATTCGATACGACCCGCTTTGAGGCGGCTGTTTCCGGCCCCATTATAGATTCAATTCGCGCGCGTGTGGCGATTTCAAAATCCGATTCCGATGGCTATGTCACCAATCTGCTAGATGGGAGCAAAGAGAACGGCGTAGACACGTTTTCCTGGCGAGGCACTATTGATGCCGATGTGGCAGAGAGTTTTACTCTGCGTGCCAACATCCACGGAAACGAAGTTTCCTCTTCTGCGTTTAAGTTCAATCATCTTGGGTCATTGCCAGGCGGCGTCGACGCATTGGGATATAGAGGCCCCGACGATCCGTTTGAAGGAAGCTACAATCGCGGTGGTAATGTCGATTTATCTTCTATTGGCGGTTATCTGGAAGCAAATTTGGAACTTGGTGCTGTAACTATCACCTCTGTGACGGCCTATGATGAGGTAGATCGTTCGCTTCCTGAAGAAACAGATTCATCGCCTCTCGATTTACTGTTTGTAAACTACGATGTCGAAAGTGAGACTTTTACGCAGGAACTCCGCATCAGTGGAGAAGGCGACAATTTCCAGTGGCTTCTCGGTGGATTTTATTTGACTGAGGATCTCAGGCAGAATCAGACAATCGATTTGTTTCGCGAACTTCGTGTTTTGACGGGCGGAGCACCTGATCCAACCGGAGCCGTTGCAGGTGCGCCGGTGCTATTTGCCCGGTCACTTAACAGTCAAGACCTGGAAACATTCGCGATCTTTGGTCAGGCAAGCTATGAAATTTTGCCGGATCTAACCCTGACCGGCGGTCTTCGTTATACTAATGAGAAGAAAACATTTTCTGCATTGGGCCAACTGGAAGATCCGGCATTTTTCCCGCAGCCCGTCCCGGTTTATCAAGCAACAGATCTCGAGAATAAAGACGATGCAATTTCATGGCGTGTGGCCTTAGATTATCAGGCTACGCCTGACGTCCTGCTTTACGGTAGTGTTGCGAAAGGCTTCAAGAGTGGTGGCTTTAACGGGGGATTCCTCTCCCTTGATCCGGTCGAGTCTGCGATTCAACTGCAGCCTTATGAACCGGAATTTCTGACGGCTTATGAGGTGGGTATCAAATCGGACTGGCTCGACGGAGCACTTCGTGTGAATGCTGCCCTTTTCTTCAATGATTTCTCCGATCTGCAGGTTTTCACCCTAGTGAACACAAATGCGCTGCCGCTTCAGGTGCTGGATAATGCGGGCGGGGCGGAAGTATTTGGATTCGAGCTTGATACGACAATCTTTCCTACCGATGGCCTGTTGTTCAACATCAGTGCAGCCTATCTCGATAGCGAACTCTCCCAGCTAACCAACGCCGTAGGAACGAGCTTCGATGGGAACCGCATCGCTAACACCCCGGAATTCTCGGTGAGTGCGCTGGCACGATATGATTTTGATATCACAGACACTATCGGTGCTTTTGTCCAAGGCTCAATCGCTATGAAGAGCGATATTTTCTTTTCAACAGAGAATGATCCAATTGTGAGCCAAGACGGCTATGCCTTGGTCAATGCCCGTGCCGGTGTCAGTTTCGCAGAGGGCAAGTACAAGCTGTCCGTATTTGGAACAAATCTGACCGATAAGGCGTATCTTACCAATGTGACTGACTTAACCGATTTCGGTTTTTACAGCCGTTATTTTGGTCAACCCCGCCAGATTGGGGTTGAACTGGCTGTTGAGTATTAA
- a CDS encoding bifunctional 4-hydroxy-2-oxoglutarate aldolase/2-dehydro-3-deoxy-phosphogluconate aldolase produces the protein MDIEQDLEARLKSAPVVPLIGASDTAVAVDTANALGAGGLSVIEVVLRTDEAVDCMEAIVNETSGLIVGAGTVLTVAQAEEVIARGAQFVVCPGLVDEVAEYCLAQSVPLFAGTMTAGEVQRAYALGLRTVKFFPASLAGGVPMLKALSSVFRDMRFMPTGGVSASNLGDFLALPSVVACGGSWLTPAAEIEAGNFDAITTLAQEAVAIGRQARPTEN, from the coding sequence ATGGATATCGAACAAGACCTCGAAGCGCGGCTTAAATCAGCGCCTGTCGTGCCTCTGATTGGGGCGAGCGATACAGCTGTTGCGGTCGATACTGCCAATGCGCTTGGTGCGGGCGGTCTCAGCGTCATCGAGGTCGTACTTCGTACCGATGAAGCGGTTGATTGTATGGAGGCGATTGTCAACGAGACATCGGGGCTGATCGTTGGCGCCGGAACCGTTCTGACGGTCGCCCAAGCAGAAGAAGTCATCGCCCGCGGTGCGCAATTTGTGGTTTGTCCCGGGCTGGTCGATGAAGTGGCGGAATATTGTCTGGCACAGTCGGTGCCGCTCTTTGCCGGCACCATGACCGCCGGTGAGGTCCAGCGCGCCTATGCCTTGGGACTACGCACAGTGAAATTCTTTCCGGCATCACTGGCCGGCGGTGTGCCGATGTTGAAGGCGCTATCCTCTGTCTTTCGCGACATGCGTTTCATGCCCACAGGCGGCGTATCGGCTAGCAATCTGGGCGATTTTCTCGCCCTGCCCTCGGTCGTTGCTTGTGGGGGCAGTTGGCTCACCCCTGCCGCCGAAATCGAGGCGGGCAATTTTGATGCAATAACCACATTGGCGCAGGAAGCGGTTGCCATAGGCCGCCAGGCGCGTCCCACGGAGAATTAA
- a CDS encoding aminotransferase class III-fold pyridoxal phosphate-dependent enzyme, whose protein sequence is MVQNEDGRLKARALEVIPNGLYGHLSVKMQSPRTPQYYKRAKGAYLWDYDDNQYIDYLCAFGPNLFGYGHDEIDAAYIEQLREIDTATGPSVRMVELAEAYADQVSHCDWTMFCKNGTDATTMALMTARAYREKRKILIATGAYHGATKWCTPMPEGTVTEDHAHHIYYEYNNAQSLRRAVEEAGDDLAGVFATPFKHEVIHPQQLPDEEYARTARQLCDEKDALLILDDVRAGFRLDRDCSWEKIGVRPDLSSWGKTLANGHPLSCLMGSDRAREAAGKIFVTGSFWFGAAAMAAGLKTLELIRTTDYIERTIMLGDRLRDGLEQVSKETGIIIDQTGPSQMPLIMINDDDGNRNMPACVAFCDGLLDHGVFFHPFHNMFITPAMSEDDIDRTIDGCHAVAKKLPSIPMPEVAL, encoded by the coding sequence ATGGTGCAAAATGAAGATGGTCGTTTAAAAGCTCGAGCTCTGGAGGTCATACCCAATGGTTTATACGGCCACTTGTCGGTAAAAATGCAGTCTCCTCGTACACCGCAATATTACAAGCGCGCAAAGGGTGCTTATCTTTGGGACTATGATGACAACCAATATATAGACTATCTCTGCGCATTTGGCCCAAATCTGTTTGGATATGGCCATGATGAAATCGATGCAGCCTATATTGAGCAATTGCGTGAAATTGACACCGCTACTGGCCCCTCTGTGCGAATGGTCGAACTGGCTGAAGCTTATGCTGATCAGGTTTCGCATTGCGATTGGACAATGTTCTGCAAAAATGGGACTGATGCCACCACAATGGCGTTGATGACTGCGCGGGCTTATCGAGAGAAGCGCAAGATTCTGATCGCCACGGGTGCTTATCATGGTGCGACCAAATGGTGCACACCCATGCCCGAAGGGACTGTGACCGAGGATCACGCGCATCATATTTATTATGAATATAACAATGCACAGAGTCTGAGGCGCGCCGTTGAGGAGGCGGGAGATGATCTTGCAGGCGTTTTTGCAACACCCTTCAAGCATGAAGTAATTCACCCGCAACAATTGCCCGATGAAGAATATGCGCGAACGGCACGCCAGCTTTGTGATGAGAAAGATGCACTGCTTATTCTGGATGACGTTCGGGCAGGCTTCCGGCTTGATCGCGATTGTAGCTGGGAAAAAATTGGCGTGCGTCCAGACCTGTCTTCATGGGGCAAGACATTGGCCAACGGACATCCGCTATCTTGCCTGATGGGCAGTGATCGTGCTCGCGAGGCTGCAGGCAAGATATTCGTGACCGGCTCCTTCTGGTTCGGAGCGGCGGCCATGGCGGCTGGTTTGAAAACTCTCGAACTGATCCGGACGACGGATTATATCGAACGCACCATAATGCTGGGTGACCGCCTGCGGGACGGTTTAGAGCAGGTTTCGAAAGAGACAGGCATCATCATTGATCAGACCGGCCCTTCGCAAATGCCGCTGATTATGATCAACGATGACGATGGGAACCGCAATATGCCCGCATGCGTCGCATTTTGTGATGGGCTGCTGGATCATGGTGTCTTCTTCCATCCCTTCCACAATATGTTCATCACACCCGCCATGTCGGAAGATGATATCGACCGCACGATTGACGGCTGTCATGCCGTTGCAAAGAAGCTACCATCCATACCGATGCCTGAAGTCGCGCTTTAA
- a CDS encoding alpha/beta fold hydrolase gives MDDERSNQSALLDAIYGAAIQPKDYLAFAKVWDETILKFVEGDDDASHSTHADALELRKHFNRAFEVFEKSRLGQQRSLQSYLDGQAFAGALCHENGKIAACNAGFETQFGLRVGEDISTLADQAQPLSLSAGHAQGKNWLALPEEEAAFRIYEEKGPNSLLLIEKFDPSVNGLVAAQPMLLVRSSKIEWSPKVGMFLNEKFGLTQSEGEIAEQIMLGLRSEEIAIDRNRSKGTVRQQIKSIMDKTETSTQAALVNLMVSLHHLFAAKPIPDAKRQVHLQTSDKVHMTAVVDAPLWGSIDYEVYGSPSGKPVVFIHSQMSSAKPSSAMIDAMAEAGLLVLAPRKPGLGATAMEQQGTDPVGFIAAFMELLKREGSDPVAIIGQDMSGVAAIEYAAQNPDFGGCIITLDTGIPFTRREQFEDMRPVSKRIFWTVWDCPELFYAPFAFASEALFSNETAEKAFMHDQFKDIPHDHALIQDPEYYALALAGMSDFMSTPKRSADELVHWVQDWTDALHSLAKRSRVVFIVSEGHDFLRFSDIAEYLHDIPNSEVLLLKNTARLCVFEKPDDVAAAIAATLSPKPLQIGASPS, from the coding sequence ATGGATGATGAGCGCAGTAACCAATCAGCGCTTCTTGATGCAATCTACGGTGCAGCGATCCAGCCGAAAGACTATCTCGCATTCGCCAAGGTATGGGACGAGACCATCCTCAAGTTTGTAGAAGGCGACGACGACGCATCGCATTCTACACATGCTGACGCACTGGAGCTGCGGAAACATTTCAATCGCGCATTTGAAGTTTTTGAAAAATCTCGACTGGGCCAACAAAGATCACTGCAAAGCTATCTGGACGGACAAGCATTTGCAGGTGCGCTTTGTCATGAAAATGGCAAGATTGCTGCCTGCAATGCGGGATTTGAAACGCAGTTCGGGCTGAGGGTTGGCGAAGATATTTCTACCCTCGCTGATCAGGCTCAACCACTTAGCCTTTCAGCAGGGCACGCACAGGGCAAAAACTGGCTTGCTCTTCCGGAGGAAGAAGCCGCGTTTCGCATATATGAAGAGAAAGGGCCCAATTCACTGCTGCTCATCGAAAAATTTGACCCTTCCGTAAACGGATTGGTCGCTGCTCAACCAATGCTGCTCGTCAGATCGAGCAAGATTGAATGGTCCCCAAAAGTCGGAATGTTCTTGAATGAGAAGTTCGGCCTCACCCAATCTGAGGGTGAGATTGCAGAGCAGATCATGCTGGGGCTGCGCAGCGAAGAGATCGCGATTGATCGCAATCGTTCTAAGGGGACGGTGAGACAGCAGATCAAGTCAATAATGGATAAGACCGAGACGAGTACGCAAGCAGCGCTCGTAAACCTAATGGTCAGTCTCCATCATCTGTTTGCTGCCAAACCTATTCCAGATGCAAAGCGTCAAGTGCATCTGCAAACCTCTGACAAAGTGCATATGACCGCCGTCGTCGATGCTCCGCTGTGGGGGTCGATTGACTATGAAGTTTATGGATCGCCTTCAGGCAAACCGGTTGTATTTATTCACTCGCAAATGTCGTCAGCCAAACCCTCGTCGGCCATGATCGATGCGATGGCGGAGGCCGGCCTTCTGGTGCTCGCCCCGCGCAAGCCCGGGCTGGGCGCAACCGCAATGGAGCAGCAAGGCACTGATCCGGTCGGTTTCATTGCCGCATTCATGGAACTTTTAAAAAGAGAAGGCAGCGATCCCGTGGCAATTATTGGTCAGGATATGTCCGGCGTTGCCGCAATCGAATATGCGGCGCAGAATCCCGACTTCGGTGGCTGCATTATCACACTCGATACCGGTATCCCGTTTACTCGGCGCGAACAGTTTGAAGACATGCGTCCCGTCTCCAAACGAATATTCTGGACGGTCTGGGACTGCCCGGAGCTGTTTTATGCTCCCTTTGCGTTTGCCTCGGAAGCGCTTTTTTCTAATGAGACAGCCGAGAAGGCATTTATGCATGATCAGTTCAAAGATATCCCACATGATCACGCACTGATCCAAGACCCAGAATATTATGCACTAGCGCTGGCTGGCATGTCTGATTTTATGAGCACTCCGAAGCGATCAGCAGATGAGCTGGTTCATTGGGTGCAGGACTGGACAGATGCGCTCCATAGTCTCGCTAAGCGGTCCAGAGTGGTGTTTATTGTTTCTGAGGGTCATGATTTCCTGCGATTTTCCGATATCGCCGAATATCTGCACGATATACCCAATTCAGAAGTGCTCCTGCTCAAAAATACGGCCCGGCTGTGCGTGTTTGAGAAGCCCGATGACGTCGCCGCTGCCATTGCAGCTACGCTTTCACCTAAACCACTTCAAATCGGAGCCTCCCCATCATGA
- a CDS encoding YadA family autotransporter adhesin — protein MKALSLRRTLLISTCVGAIFIASPAWADATPECNENAGPDGIPGNADDLLGTTECGVSSSATGRSSTAIGASSSAAGPESTATGGLSDATGENSTATGFASDATGARSTATGSQSNASSGASTATGSFSQATGSFSTATGVVSSASGVQSTATGSQSNASGTASTATGLMSAATATSSTATGSFSQATGGNSTATGTASTANGDGSTATGALSRASNLFSTATGSNSNASGGFSTAVGAFSSASGESSIAIGANAETGDLVGAQATGQGSIALGVDAISGGASNNANTTALGTTSMATGFQSTSVGASSQASADNSVALGAGSVANEENTVSVGAAGAERRIVNIAAGTATNDAVNLGQLQTVDAAVATNSGQISANTGQISANTTSNAAQDSRLSAIDALNADQNNRLAALEGLTLDVGGRFDALENTVGRNRRQANGGIATAMAMGGTLIPAEANLAISFNLATYRGEQGFSGAFIMRASEKVYFNAAVAGSTVGGSTGGRVGVTFVLD, from the coding sequence ATGAAAGCCTTATCTTTGCGCCGTACCTTGCTTATTTCAACCTGTGTAGGGGCGATCTTCATCGCTTCACCAGCTTGGGCTGATGCCACGCCTGAATGCAATGAAAATGCCGGACCTGACGGGATTCCAGGCAATGCCGATGATCTACTTGGCACAACAGAATGTGGCGTTAGTAGCTCGGCCACTGGACGCAGCAGCACAGCAATAGGGGCAAGTAGCAGCGCAGCAGGTCCAGAAAGCACTGCAACGGGTGGACTTAGCGACGCAACTGGCGAAAACAGCACAGCTACGGGTTTTGCGAGCGACGCAACTGGAGCACGGAGCACAGCGACAGGATCACAAAGCAACGCATCAAGTGGGGCGAGCACGGCCACAGGTTCATTCAGCCAAGCAACGGGGAGCTTTAGCACCGCGACTGGGGTGGTGAGTAGCGCATCAGGAGTACAGAGCACAGCGACAGGTTCCCAAAGCAACGCATCAGGTACAGCGAGCACAGCCACAGGCTTAATGAGCGCGGCGACAGCCACCAGCAGCACGGCCACAGGTTCGTTTAGCCAAGCGACAGGGGGCAATAGCACCGCCACGGGTACGGCGAGCACTGCTAATGGAGATGGCAGTACCGCCACGGGAGCGCTCAGCAGAGCATCAAACTTGTTCAGCACTGCCACGGGTTCGAATAGCAACGCATCAGGGGGTTTTAGTACAGCTGTCGGCGCGTTTAGCAGTGCTTCAGGTGAAAGCAGTATAGCGATAGGTGCCAATGCCGAAACCGGAGATCTCGTCGGTGCCCAAGCGACTGGGCAAGGCTCCATCGCCTTAGGTGTTGACGCTATTTCCGGGGGAGCAAGCAACAACGCCAATACGACAGCTCTGGGTACCACGAGCATGGCCACGGGTTTTCAAAGCACGTCTGTAGGAGCTAGTAGCCAAGCGTCTGCTGACAACAGTGTGGCCCTGGGCGCAGGTTCTGTGGCCAATGAGGAAAACACTGTCTCGGTCGGTGCGGCCGGTGCAGAACGTAGGATCGTGAACATAGCGGCAGGCACTGCCACAAATGACGCGGTCAATCTGGGACAACTGCAGACAGTAGATGCAGCAGTGGCGACGAACTCCGGGCAAATTAGCGCAAATACGGGCCAGATCAGCGCCAACACAACGAGCAACGCTGCTCAAGACTCACGCCTTTCAGCAATTGACGCTTTGAATGCGGATCAAAACAATCGCCTGGCCGCGCTGGAAGGGCTGACACTTGACGTTGGCGGGCGCTTCGATGCGTTAGAAAACACCGTTGGCCGCAATCGGCGCCAAGCGAACGGTGGTATAGCCACAGCAATGGCGATGGGCGGAACCTTGATCCCGGCAGAAGCGAATCTCGCCATCTCGTTTAACCTCGCAACCTATCGCGGCGAGCAGGGTTTTTCGGGCGCATTCATCATGCGGGCGAGCGAGAAGGTCTACTTCAATGCGGCAGTTGCAGGTTCAACCGTCGGCGGCTCTACCGGTGGCCGTGTCGGCGTCACTTTTGTGTTGGATTAG
- a CDS encoding MFS transporter codes for MTLSQDERVSRFSSSQVWATFALGCSALLITGVQPVALGALIEADIVDLRGAGQLATIEAFTLSVGVIVATIFLPPTALRKVGLLCSLGLCLTNFASAVIDSYALLAVSRALAGLAGGALLWVVTSVLVRTQRPERLAGYFMAGYTTCQALVVLSIALFFMPALGWRGCYIAIAMVISISALLSQLLPSSLKPLPSKDASHKLDLSPAVMITGAIIFIQMIMTVAIWAFIEPIGRIAGLEAQEVQLIISVSLVVQLAGAALAGFLAPRLPAAATLLLLTALILAVSVYLLMVSQFPTSFFMLAAFIFSFAWMFILPFQTKIALDVDPTGRVALIVPFLQLMAGAVAPITAGAVAGEGVASDVAWLSIICACLCGILLVWMVVDRLRSNKPSQ; via the coding sequence TTGACGCTGTCACAAGATGAGCGCGTTTCCCGTTTTTCGTCCAGCCAAGTCTGGGCAACCTTTGCACTTGGCTGCAGCGCTCTTTTGATAACGGGCGTTCAGCCGGTGGCTTTGGGTGCCCTTATAGAAGCTGACATTGTTGACTTAAGAGGTGCCGGCCAATTGGCAACAATTGAGGCTTTCACCCTTTCGGTGGGAGTTATCGTCGCTACGATCTTCTTACCGCCGACGGCATTGCGTAAAGTTGGACTGCTATGCTCCCTTGGCCTCTGTTTAACCAATTTCGCAAGCGCCGTGATCGACAGTTATGCTTTGCTGGCTGTATCTAGGGCTCTTGCCGGATTGGCAGGCGGAGCTTTGCTTTGGGTAGTAACCTCTGTGCTTGTAAGAACCCAACGACCCGAGCGGCTTGCAGGCTATTTCATGGCTGGCTACACCACTTGTCAGGCACTGGTTGTACTATCGATTGCACTATTCTTCATGCCGGCTTTGGGGTGGAGGGGGTGCTATATCGCTATAGCTATGGTGATCAGCATATCTGCGCTTTTGAGCCAGCTTCTTCCGTCTAGTCTCAAGCCGCTCCCAAGTAAAGATGCAAGCCATAAGCTTGATTTGTCACCGGCAGTGATGATTACCGGTGCGATCATTTTTATACAGATGATAATGACTGTCGCAATTTGGGCTTTTATCGAACCCATTGGCAGGATCGCTGGTCTTGAAGCGCAGGAGGTACAGCTCATCATTTCCGTTTCTCTGGTCGTACAATTAGCTGGCGCAGCGTTGGCAGGTTTTTTGGCACCTCGACTCCCTGCTGCGGCAACGCTTCTGCTTCTGACGGCGCTTATCCTTGCTGTGTCTGTCTACCTGCTAATGGTGTCGCAATTTCCTACCAGCTTCTTCATGTTGGCGGCCTTTATTTTCAGTTTTGCATGGATGTTCATTTTGCCGTTCCAAACCAAAATTGCTCTGGACGTTGACCCAACCGGACGAGTAGCGCTCATCGTTCCGTTCTTACAGTTGATGGCAGGCGCAGTAGCACCGATCACGGCCGGTGCCGTAGCAGGCGAAGGCGTTGCCTCTGACGTTGCGTGGCTAAGCATCATATGTGCCTGCCTGTGTGGAATTCTTCTGGTCTGGATGGTCGTTGATCGGCTTCGCTCCAACAAGCCGAGCCAATAA
- a CDS encoding SDR family NAD(P)-dependent oxidoreductase — MTKLKDKVAIVTGGSRDIGRAVSVKLAAEGAKVVVNYCNNEEQANDTLAEIEAAGGTAIACKGDMMKPEDVDGLVAAAQAAFGDKIDILVNVTGGMVQRKGLDEMDMEFFEHVMRLNVTSTFLATKAVVPHMSKGSAIVNFASLAGRDGGGPGAAAYATSKGAVMTFTRAMAKDLGPKGIRCNSLCPGMIATSFHDTFTADAVRENVANSTPLRRQGLAAETADATAYLASDEASFITGTNIDINGGLFFS; from the coding sequence ATGACTAAATTGAAAGATAAGGTAGCAATCGTAACTGGTGGTAGCCGTGATATTGGTCGCGCTGTCTCGGTGAAGCTGGCCGCTGAAGGTGCAAAGGTTGTGGTGAACTATTGCAACAATGAAGAGCAGGCCAATGACACGCTGGCAGAAATCGAAGCGGCTGGGGGAACAGCTATTGCTTGCAAGGGCGATATGATGAAACCCGAAGATGTCGACGGTTTGGTAGCTGCGGCGCAGGCTGCCTTCGGCGATAAAATCGACATTCTCGTCAATGTGACGGGCGGGATGGTTCAGCGCAAAGGGCTCGATGAAATGGACATGGAGTTTTTTGAGCATGTCATGCGGCTCAACGTGACTTCGACCTTCCTCGCAACCAAGGCGGTGGTTCCCCACATGTCAAAAGGCAGCGCTATCGTTAATTTTGCTTCGCTGGCAGGCCGTGACGGCGGCGGCCCAGGTGCGGCAGCCTATGCTACGTCCAAAGGCGCTGTGATGACCTTCACGCGAGCGATGGCCAAGGATCTGGGACCGAAGGGCATTCGCTGTAACTCGCTATGCCCGGGCATGATTGCAACATCGTTCCACGATACGTTCACTGCCGATGCCGTGCGCGAAAATGTCGCCAATTCAACCCCGCTGCGTCGCCAAGGCCTCGCGGCGGAAACAGCAGATGCGACTGCCTATCTGGCTTCGGACGAAGCGTCATTCATCACCGGTACCAATATCGACATTAATGGCGGCCTGTTTTTCTCCTGA
- a CDS encoding sugar kinase — translation MTEFLSFGEIMLRLKTPGHERYFQSPAFEATFGGGEANVAVALSNYGLNSGFISALPDNDVGASAIGELRRFGVDTSHVRRSGDRVGIYFLETGANQRPSKVIYDRAHSAISECKPGDFDWPAIFNGAKWLHITGITPALTQNSADLSIECVQAAKKAGVTVSCDFNYRGKLWKYGKSAPEVMSELVKHVDVGIANEEDCQKSLGISVDVDVEAGELDTKKYEALSEKVLELYPDMSTIAITLRESMSADRNGWSACLRERGGEFKLSRRYEITDIIDRVGGGDSFASALIYGLNAYEDRQQSLEFAVAGSCLKHSILGDFNRVSVAEVEKLMAGDGSGRVQR, via the coding sequence GTGACTGAATTTCTATCTTTTGGTGAGATCATGTTGCGGCTCAAGACGCCGGGTCATGAACGATATTTCCAGTCGCCGGCTTTTGAAGCGACATTTGGCGGCGGCGAAGCCAATGTCGCGGTGGCGCTGAGCAACTATGGTCTGAATTCCGGTTTCATCTCGGCCTTGCCCGACAATGATGTTGGCGCGTCCGCTATTGGCGAGCTGCGCCGTTTTGGCGTTGATACGTCCCATGTCCGCCGGTCTGGTGACCGGGTCGGTATTTATTTCCTCGAGACGGGAGCCAATCAGCGGCCATCCAAGGTCATCTACGACCGCGCCCATAGTGCGATCAGCGAATGCAAACCCGGCGATTTCGACTGGCCGGCAATTTTCAATGGCGCAAAATGGCTCCATATTACCGGTATCACACCCGCGCTCACGCAAAATTCGGCCGACCTCAGCATCGAATGTGTACAAGCCGCCAAAAAGGCCGGCGTCACTGTATCCTGCGATTTCAACTATCGCGGCAAGTTATGGAAATATGGCAAGAGCGCGCCCGAAGTCATGTCCGAACTGGTCAAGCATGTCGATGTCGGCATCGCCAATGAAGAAGATTGCCAAAAGTCGCTCGGCATCAGCGTTGATGTCGATGTGGAAGCGGGCGAACTCGATACGAAGAAATATGAAGCACTGTCGGAAAAAGTGCTGGAACTCTATCCTGACATGTCCACCATCGCGATAACGCTTCGGGAGAGCATGAGCGCTGATCGCAACGGTTGGTCCGCTTGTCTGCGTGAACGTGGCGGTGAATTCAAATTATCCCGGCGCTATGAAATAACCGATATTATAGACCGGGTTGGCGGCGGTGACAGCTTCGCTTCTGCCCTCATCTATGGCCTGAACGCCTATGAGGATCGGCAGCAGTCCCTGGAATTCGCCGTAGCGGGCAGCTGCCTGAAACACTCCATCCTCGGAGACTTTAATCGTGTCAGCGTTGCTGAAGTCGAAAAACTGATGGCAGGTGATGGTTCAGGTCGGGTGCAAAGGTAG